One window of Phocoena phocoena chromosome 13, mPhoPho1.1, whole genome shotgun sequence genomic DNA carries:
- the SPPL3 gene encoding signal peptide peptidase-like 3, translated as MAEQTYSWAYSLVDSSQVSTFLISILLIVYGSFRSLNMDFENQDKEKDSNSSSGSFNGNSTNNSIQTIDSTQALFLPIGASVSLLVMFFFFDSVQVVFTICTAVLATIAFAFLLLPMCQYLTRPCSPQNKISFGCCGRFTAAELLSFSLSVMLVLIWVLTGHWLLMDALAMGLCVAMIAFVRLPSLKVSCLLLSGLLIYDVFWVFFSAYIFNSNVMVKVATQPADNPLDVLSRKLHLGPNVGRDVPRLSLPGKLVFPSSTGSHFSMLGIGDIVMPGLLLCFVLRYDNYKKQANGDSCSASGPANISGRMQKVSYFHCTLIGYFVGLLTATVASRIHRAAQPALLYLVPFTLLPLLTMAYLKGDLRRMWSEPFHSKSSSSRFLEV; from the exons gtcccttaataTGGACTTTGAAAATCAAGATAAGGAGAAAGACAGTAacagttcttctgggtctttcAATGGCAACAGCACCAATAATA gtATCCAAACTATTGACTCTACCCAGGCCCTGTTCCTTCCAATTGGAGCATCTGTCTCTCTCCTAGTAATGTTCTTCTTCTTTGACTCAGTTCAAGTAGTTTTTACAATATGTACAGCAG ttcttgcAAcgatagcttttgcttttcttcttctcccgATGTGCCAGTATTTAACAAGACCCTGTTCACCTCAGAACAA GATTTCCTTTGGTTGTTGTGGGCGTTTCACTGCTGCTGAATTACTATCATTCTCTCTGTCTGTCATGCTTGTCCTCATCTGGGTTCTCACTGGCCATTGGCTTCTCATGGATG ccctggccatGGGTCTCTGTGTCGCTATGATCGCCTTCGTCCGCCTGCCCAGCCTCAAGGTCTCCTGCCTGCTTCTCTCAGGGCTTTTAATCTACGATGTCTTTTGG GTGTTTTTCTCTGCCTACATCTTTAATAGCAACGTCATGGTGAAGGTGGCCACACAGCCGGCTGACAATCCCCTTGACGTTCTATCCCGGAAGCTCCACCTGGGGCCCAATGTTGGGCGCGATGTTCCTCGCCTGTCTCTGCCTGGAAAACTGGTCTTCCCCAG CTCCACTGGCAGTCACTTCTCTATGTTGGGCATTGGAGACATCGTGATGCCTGGACTCCTGTTGTGCTTTGTCCTTCGTTATGACAACTACAAAAAGCAAGCCAACGGTGACTCCTGCAGTGCCTCTGGACCCGCCAACATCTCCGGACGCATGCAGAAGGTTTCCTACTTTCACTGCACCCTCATTGGATACTTCGTAG GTCTACTCACTGCTACTGTGGCGTCTCGAATTCACCGAGCAGCCCAGCCCGCCCTTCTCTATTTGGTGCCATTTACCTTATTGCCACTCCTCACGATGGCCTATTTAAAG GGTGACCTACGGCGGATGTGGTCTGAGCCATTCCACTCCAAGTCCAGCAGCTCCCGATTCCTGGAAGTATGA